The stretch of DNA GCTGTCCTTACGATGGTCAGGCCCTGGAGCGGGGGGAGGCGTCGGCGGAGCGGGCCCGGGGGCGGTGCAGCTGCGCGCGTTGTGGGCGGCGTTACGAGGCCGGGGCGGCCTATTGCCCGGTCGACGGGTTGGCGTTGAGTCGGCTGCCGGCGAGTCGGGGGTCGGTGAACGCGCGCTTTCGGGTCTGTCGCACGTGCGGTTATGAGGCGCATGGCGAGGAGCAAACCTGTCCGGAGGATGGTCATCCCCTGGTGCCTCTGGAGTCGCCGGAGCGGGCGGAGATTGCGCCGACGGTGCCCCTGATGCGCTGTCGGCGTTGTGGGCGTTATGGCCAGGCCGGTCAGGTGCGCTGCGAGGTGGATGACACCTTGATGATGCCCGAACTCAACGTGCGTCTGACCGCGTTTCCGCCCACCGGGTTTGGCGTGCGGCGCAAGGTCTGCACGCGCTGCGGGGTGCAGTACTCGGGGCGCTGCGAGTTCTGCAGCTACGATGGCGAGCCCCTGGTGGGGATGAACTAGGGGCCGGCGTTGAAGTGCAGCGGGGAGATCGGGTAGCGTCGCCGTGACAAGCGTTCTGACAAACATGTGAATGAAGCGAAGGAGTGCGGTGATGCGCAAACGCCTGGTGGTATGTGCCGCGATGGTCGGCACGGGGATGATGTTGGTGGGAGGGGCAGCCTGGGCCTGTTCGGTGGCGTGTCCGGGAGGGGAGCAGGGATTTTCGCTGGCCGGGGCCACGGTGCCGGCCAACATCAGCGCCGGGGTGTACGCGGCCAGCTACGATGGGACGGCCCCGACTAACCTGCAGCTCTTTAATGTGAACAGCGGCGAAGAGGTGCCGATTGCGGTGCAATCGGTGGCGTTGCCCGGTCGTGAGGAACGCTGGTTTTACGTGTACTTCAACGGGGAGCTCACCCCCGGGGAGAGCTATCGCCTGGCGCCGGGCGCGGAGTGCGATCTCTCGGAGTTGCCGGAGTTCGTGTTTGATGTGGTCGAGGAAGCGCCCTTGCCGCAGAGCCTGGGGACGCTGAAGCTCTCGGAGCCCGAGAGCGGGGAGCTGACCGTGATGGCCGACGGTTCGTGCTCGGAGGAGATCGCGGCGACCTGGGTGGAGGTGGAGGTGGAGCTCAGCGCCGAGGCTGAGCCCTGGGCCGACGCGCTCTTTTTTGAGACGCGGGTGGAGGGGCAGCGCTGGTCACCGATGAGCGGGGTTGGCGAGGAGCGCGTGCCCGGATCCAGCTGGGTGGGGCGCGGGTTTGATCGCGTGTTCACCAGCTGTGATACCGAGAGCGCCGGCGCGTTGGGAGGCGTGGAGGCTGGCGAGGTCAACGTGATGATGGCGGCCTTTTTGCCGGGCAGCGACTTTCAGGCGGTGGCCGGCGATGGCGATGTGGTCTTGAACTGCGAGGCGCCCGTGCCGGGTACTCCCGGAGGCGACGACAACGGCGGGGGCGGAGATACCACCGATGGCGAGCGCATCGACGATGATGGGAGCGAGGTGCCGGAAGAGAGCGGGTGCGCGCAGGCGCCGGTGGACGGTGCTCCCAGCCTGGGGTGGTTGCTCGGGGCGCTGGGGCTGGCGGCGTTTCGGGCGCGGCGCTCGGAGTACCTGCACTGAGCGAGGGCGCCTGGCGTGGGCAGGTTGAGGCCGCGCGAAAGTAAAAAAGCTCCCCGAAAGGGGAGCTTTTTTTGTGTCCGCAGGCCTGGCGGGGAATCGCCTGGCTCAGAAGAGGGTGGGGAGCGAGCGGGTGTAGGGCGGGTGAACCACGCCGGCCTCGGTGATGATGGCGGTGACCAGGTTGGCCGGGGTCACATCAAAGGCGGGGTGGGCCACGCCGACGCCCTCAGGGGCCATCTGACGCTCCCCGATATGCGAGACTTCGGCGGGATCGCGTTGCTCGATCTCGATGTCGTCGCCGCTCGCCGTGGAGAGGTCGATGGTGGAGAGGGGGGTGGCTACGTAGAAGGGGATGTTGTGGTGCTTGCAGAGCACGGCCAGCATGTAGGTGCCGATCTTGTTGGCGACGTCGCCGTTTCGGGCGATGCGGTCGGTGCCGACGATGACCGCGTCGACCTGGCCGAGCTTCATGAAGTGGGCGGCCATGGAGTCGGTGATGAGGGTGGCGTCGATGCCCTCCTGGACGCATTCCCAGGCGGTGAGGCGCGCGCCCTGCAGGTAGGGGCGGGTCTCATCGACCCAGACGTGGGTGAGTTTGCCCTGGGCGTGCAGCGCCCGGATCACCCCCAGCGCGGTGCCGTAGCCCCCGGTGGCCAGCGCGCCGGTGTTGCAGTGGGTCAGGATGCGGGTGGGGCCCTCGAAGAGAGCGGCGCCGAAGTTGCCCAGGCGCAGGTTGTTATCGCGGTCGTCCTGGAAGATGCGCTCGGCCTCGTCGAAGAGGGCGTCGGTGAGCGCGGCGTTGTCGGCGTCTTCGAGGCGCTCGGCCACCTGGCGGCAGCGCTCCAGGGCCCAGAAGAGGTTGACGGCGGTGGGACGTGTGCTGGCGAGCAGGTCGTGGAGGCGGCGCAGCTCGAGGGCGCGGCTGGTGTGTTCGCCGTCAAAGGCGCGCATCCCCAGGGCCATGCCAAAGGCCGCGGCGATGCCGATGGCCGGGGCCCCGCGGATGACCATGTCGCGGATGCCCCTGGCGACCTCTTCGGCGCTGTGGAGCGTCTGCCAGTATTCCTCGGTGGGGAGGCGGCGCTGGTCGAGCATCCGGAGGGTTCCGGAGGCACGGTCGCCCTCCCATTTCAGAGGCACGACGTTGGAGGCGATGGCATCAGTCATGGAGTCGCTCCCGGAGGATGGTGGTCAGCAGTTGAGGGTCGGGTTTCTGGGGGGCGGCGTTCATGGCCTGGCCCACAAAGAAGCCCAAAAGTTTTGTTTTCCCATCGCGGTAGGCCTGCACCTGGTCGGGGTGGCTGGCGAGTACGCGGTCGACCAGGGCGCGTAGCGCTTCGGGGTCGCGACATTGCCGCAAACCCAGGCGCTCGACAACGGCGAAAGGGTCGTGCCCGGTGGCGGCGACCTCTTTTGCCAGGGTGTCGGCGCCGGTGGCGCTCAGGGTCTGGTGAAGCTGCAGGGCGGCGATGCTGGTGAGCTGGGCCGGGGTGATCTGGAGATCGCGCACCCGACTCAGGCCGCGCTCGGGTGCCAGGCAAGCGAGCAGGCTCTGCACCAGGAGGTTGGCCAGGATGGTGGCAAAGGCCGGGAGCCGCTCGTCGGGGAGCTCGGGGGGGCGTTGAGCGAGCGCGTCTTCAAAGAAGTCGGCGCGGGAGGGGGAGTCGCAGATCGTGCTGGCGAGGTCGGCGCTGAGCTCCAGGGTGCGCGCCAGGCGTTGCTCGCGGGCGTCGGGGTGTTCGGGGTGGGCGGCGCGCAGCTCGGCGATGCGTTTGGGGGTGAGGTGCAGGGGCGGGAGATCGGGATCGGGGAGGTAGCGGTAATCCACCGAGGCTTCTTTGGCGCGCAGCGCAAAGGTCTGGCCACGGCG from Lujinxingia litoralis encodes:
- a CDS encoding UbiA family prenyltransferase, with product MGEEGASPGMLLVGLLSALPGWGWAALLSGVLGALSLWWAWRLARARRQGAQAQEVAQALAASPEPGEGARATGEVAWRSVSEGVRGEVATTEGHSGELLVGLASEVRVCPGCQRTFPAIFERCPYDGQALERGEASAERARGRCSCARCGRRYEAGAAYCPVDGLALSRLPASRGSVNARFRVCRTCGYEAHGEEQTCPEDGHPLVPLESPERAEIAPTVPLMRCRRCGRYGQAGQVRCEVDDTLMMPELNVRLTAFPPTGFGVRRKVCTRCGVQYSGRCEFCSYDGEPLVGMN
- the mtnA gene encoding S-methyl-5-thioribose-1-phosphate isomerase, translating into MASNVVPLKWEGDRASGTLRMLDQRRLPTEEYWQTLHSAEEVARGIRDMVIRGAPAIGIAAAFGMALGMRAFDGEHTSRALELRRLHDLLASTRPTAVNLFWALERCRQVAERLEDADNAALTDALFDEAERIFQDDRDNNLRLGNFGAALFEGPTRILTHCNTGALATGGYGTALGVIRALHAQGKLTHVWVDETRPYLQGARLTAWECVQEGIDATLITDSMAAHFMKLGQVDAVIVGTDRIARNGDVANKIGTYMLAVLCKHHNIPFYVATPLSTIDLSTASGDDIEIEQRDPAEVSHIGERQMAPEGVGVAHPAFDVTPANLVTAIITEAGVVHPPYTRSLPTLF